A genome region from Microtus ochrogaster isolate Prairie Vole_2 chromosome 1, MicOch1.0, whole genome shotgun sequence includes the following:
- the Zbtb42 gene encoding zinc finger and BTB domain-containing protein 42 isoform X1 — protein sequence MEFPEHGVRLLGRLRQQRELGFLCDCTVLVGDARFPAHRAVLAACSVYFHLFYRDQPESSRDTVRLNGDIVTVPAFSRLLDFMYEGRLDLHSLPVEDVLAAASYLHMYDIVKVCKGRLRKKDPDLETRALGTELPGQPPHSLPSWSPDFCQGAPNAKPPPLGVKAAHPLPTFGPPSWQVTGEPTGALDLSLKPSPRPEQVHPPCILQKSLYSSMQQGIQPLVKVEQDSFSEQDSRSPRSTNRSPPPICASAAQDLAEDLEPLNVQETGSQQLGLDAEPVGDSEELGPNRHLCICPLCCKLFPSTHALQLHLSAHFRERDSVRARLSPEGAVPTCPLCSKTFSCTYTLKRHERTHSGEKPYTCVQCGKSFQYSHNLSRHAVVHTREKPHACRWCERRFTQSGDLYRHVRKFHYGLVKSLLV from the coding sequence ATGGAGTTCCCGGAGCACGGCGTACGGCTGCTGGGCCGCCTGAGGCAGCAGCGCGAGCTGGGCTTCCTGTGCGACTGCACTGTCTTGGTGGGCGACGCGCGTTTCCCTGCGCACCGCGCTGTACTGGCAGCGTGCAGTGTCTACTTCCATCTCTTCTACAGGGACCAGCCCGAGAGCAGCCGCGACACGGTGCGGCTCAACGGCGACATCGTCACAGTGCCCGCCTTCAGCCGCCTGCTGGACTTCATGTACGAGGGCCGCCTGGACCTGCACAGCCTGCCTGTCGAGGACGTCCTGGCTGCCGCCAGCTACTTACACATGTATGATATCGTCAAAGTCTGCAAGGGCAGGCTTAGGAAGAAAGACCCAGATCTGGAGACCCGCGCTCTGGGGACAGAGCTTCCTGGTCAGCCACCACACTCCCTGCCTTCCTGGTCCCCTGACTTCTGCCAAGGCGCACCAAATGCCAAACCCCCACCTCTAGGGGTCAAGGCTGCCCATCCCTTGCCAACATTTGGACCTCCATCTTGGCAGGTCACAGGGGAGCCAACTGGGGCCCTGGACCTGTCACTGAAGCCTAGTCCAAGACCGGAGCAGGTTCACCCACCCTGTATCCTCCAGAAATCCCTCTACAGCTCGATGCAGCAAGGGATCCAGCCTCTGGTGAAGGTTGAGCAAGATTCATTCTCTGAACAAGATAGCAGGAGCCCACGGAGCACCAACCGATCCCCACCACCCATCTGCGCTTCTGCAGCCCAAGACTTGGCAGAGGACTTGGAACCACTGAATGTCCAAGAGACAGGCAGCCAGCAACTTGGACTGGATGCAGAGCCAGTGGGGGACAGCGAGGAGCTGGGTCCCAACAGGCACCTTTGCATTTGCCCACTGTGCTGCAAGCTGTTCCCTAGCACCCATGCACTGCAGTTGCATCTCAGTGCCCACTTCCGAGAGCGGGACAGTGTCCGTGCTAGACTCTCTCCCGAGGGGGCCGTACCCACATGCCCACTCTGCAGCAAGACCTTCTCCTGCACATACACACTGAAGAGGCATGAACGGACACACTCGGGGGAGAAGCCctatacatgtgtgcagtgtggcaAGAGCTTCCAGTACTCACACAACTTAAGCCGGCATGCTGTGGTCCACACACGGGAGAAGCCCCATGCCTGCCGCTGGTGTGAGCGCCGATTCACACAGTCTGGGGACCTGTATCGCCATGTCCGCAAGTTCCACTATGGCCTCGTCAAGTCCTTGCTGGTGTGA
- the Zbtb42 gene encoding zinc finger and BTB domain-containing protein 42 isoform X2 encodes MYEGRLDLHSLPVEDVLAAASYLHMYDIVKVCKGRLRKKDPDLETRALGTELPGQPPHSLPSWSPDFCQGAPNAKPPPLGVKAAHPLPTFGPPSWQVTGEPTGALDLSLKPSPRPEQVHPPCILQKSLYSSMQQGIQPLVKVEQDSFSEQDSRSPRSTNRSPPPICASAAQDLAEDLEPLNVQETGSQQLGLDAEPVGDSEELGPNRHLCICPLCCKLFPSTHALQLHLSAHFRERDSVRARLSPEGAVPTCPLCSKTFSCTYTLKRHERTHSGEKPYTCVQCGKSFQYSHNLSRHAVVHTREKPHACRWCERRFTQSGDLYRHVRKFHYGLVKSLLV; translated from the coding sequence ATGTACGAGGGCCGCCTGGACCTGCACAGCCTGCCTGTCGAGGACGTCCTGGCTGCCGCCAGCTACTTACACATGTATGATATCGTCAAAGTCTGCAAGGGCAGGCTTAGGAAGAAAGACCCAGATCTGGAGACCCGCGCTCTGGGGACAGAGCTTCCTGGTCAGCCACCACACTCCCTGCCTTCCTGGTCCCCTGACTTCTGCCAAGGCGCACCAAATGCCAAACCCCCACCTCTAGGGGTCAAGGCTGCCCATCCCTTGCCAACATTTGGACCTCCATCTTGGCAGGTCACAGGGGAGCCAACTGGGGCCCTGGACCTGTCACTGAAGCCTAGTCCAAGACCGGAGCAGGTTCACCCACCCTGTATCCTCCAGAAATCCCTCTACAGCTCGATGCAGCAAGGGATCCAGCCTCTGGTGAAGGTTGAGCAAGATTCATTCTCTGAACAAGATAGCAGGAGCCCACGGAGCACCAACCGATCCCCACCACCCATCTGCGCTTCTGCAGCCCAAGACTTGGCAGAGGACTTGGAACCACTGAATGTCCAAGAGACAGGCAGCCAGCAACTTGGACTGGATGCAGAGCCAGTGGGGGACAGCGAGGAGCTGGGTCCCAACAGGCACCTTTGCATTTGCCCACTGTGCTGCAAGCTGTTCCCTAGCACCCATGCACTGCAGTTGCATCTCAGTGCCCACTTCCGAGAGCGGGACAGTGTCCGTGCTAGACTCTCTCCCGAGGGGGCCGTACCCACATGCCCACTCTGCAGCAAGACCTTCTCCTGCACATACACACTGAAGAGGCATGAACGGACACACTCGGGGGAGAAGCCctatacatgtgtgcagtgtggcaAGAGCTTCCAGTACTCACACAACTTAAGCCGGCATGCTGTGGTCCACACACGGGAGAAGCCCCATGCCTGCCGCTGGTGTGAGCGCCGATTCACACAGTCTGGGGACCTGTATCGCCATGTCCGCAAGTTCCACTATGGCCTCGTCAAGTCCTTGCTGGTGTGA